The proteins below are encoded in one region of Silene latifolia isolate original U9 population chromosome 2, ASM4854445v1, whole genome shotgun sequence:
- the LOC141640901 gene encoding uncharacterized protein LOC141640901, giving the protein MSVDFNKSEFIHQLREALKHARETDERWQPRRGERIVDAFKASDLPEFVGGADPEAYLEWERKIDRLFDFKDLDDDKRCRFAILKLSKGASLWYEAMKAKRVREGKEKIDSWVSLKRKLRKRYVPSTHRLSTYRKIADFRQGKLSVSEYLDEFQNLAIMGELEEIEEQKIARFLRGLNYNIASTVELYQYSDFDTLVGLCPK; this is encoded by the coding sequence ATGTCGGTGGATTTTAACAAATCCGAATTCATTCATCAATTACGGGAAGCCTTGAAACATGCTCGTGAAACTGATGAGCGTTGGCAACCTAGGAGAGGAGAACGAATTGTTGATGCATTCAAAGCGAGTGATCTTCCTGAATTCGTTGGAGGGGCTGATCCCGAGGCCTATTTGGAGTGGGAACGGAAAATCGATCGTTTATTCGATTTTAAAGACTTGGATGATGACAAGAGGTGTAGATTTGCAATTCTGAAATTAAGCAAAGGAGCATCGTTGTGGTATGAGGCGATGAAGGCTAAGAGGGTCCGAGAAGGCAAGGAGAAAATTGATTCTTGGGTGTCCCTAAAACGCAAACTACGGAAAAGGTATGTACCATCGACTCATAGGTTGTCTACTTATCGCAAAATCGCTGATTTTAGACAAGGCAAATTGAGTGTTAGCGAGTACTTAGATGAATTTCAGAATCTTGCTATTATGGGTGAATTGGAGGAAATAGAGGAACAAAAAATTGCTCGATTCTTGCGTGGTTTAAATTATAACATTGCTAGCACGGTTGAGTTATACCAATATTCTGATTTTGATACTCTTGTTGGTCTTTGTCCAAAGTAG